A segment of the Juglans regia cultivar Chandler chromosome 15, Walnut 2.0, whole genome shotgun sequence genome:
CCgcatttcctttctctttcttcttccctcttcctctctcgcgtttcttcttctcttattcattctcttcttccctatttctctctcgcgtctcttcctccattctcttcttctattttttttttctcttcttccctctcccgtGTCTCTTccttatttctcttcttctagtttttttttctcttcttccctctttctcttcttccccattTCTATTCTCTCGCAACCATTCTCTCCCGCGACAGCACTCTCCAGCACGGCACCGCGGCAGCTTTTCTCCACCACGACAAGCACACGGTAAGATTCAAAACTCTAACCTTgattttactcttgatttttattgtttgggtttgattttgttgatgttgtttgggtttgattcaAAGCCCTAGCTTTGATTCtactcttgattttattgtttggatttgattttgttgatgtttgggtttgattttgttggtcTCAGGTAGTTTCTTCGGTCTCGCTTGTCTTCTTGTTTGCTTGTCTTCATGTTCGCTTGGTAGTTTCTCTGCTTGTCTCGATTGTGTTTAACATGTCTGCCTACATCTGTAATAGCATCATCTTGCTCCTATGGCTTACCAACACTTACAATTTACATGGTAACccatccatttttctttcatgccCTCTTgtaaattacacaaaataaagtCACCATACAGATTATGTTGCCTAAAAAGTTTACGAGCATCGCTCAGAAAGTCTACGACtgacatattttttatgatttgtaaaatttacacTAGAATAGtcatccttttattttctgatttatTTGTGAAGACATCATAGATATCTCCAAGTTGTGGTGGTCTGCAACCAACACTGTTTATCGTATACATATGTAATTACAGAGATGGGGTAGATTTGGATAGTTGCTGACTTGCTATTCCAAACAGAGTTATGCTTGTGAATGCTTGTTGGTGAAACATTTTGGggttgttttttatattgtgATTGTATTTGTTTGGGGTTGTAGCTCATGattattttgtgactttttattattttggatcaCAAATATGGATGTTTGAGAATGTGGGTAGCAACTAGGATGGCAGCCTCTAGGATGTTCATAGTTTTATAGGTTGGTAACCATGCAtttcattactcttattttgcaTTAGTTGTTATCAAAGCCTTATATAGCCTTCAAATGATGGCAGCCAATCTTATTTACATTGAGTGATGATATTTGTGAAAATGAGTTTGGTTGCATTGAAGATCAATGTaattgttttgataatattgatatcgtgtaatgaaattttgtttattagattatgaaaatgaaaatgaatatgattgttgaaaattataggtgattataggaggttataaaaatataattaattataagaatataaaataataatattttattattatagagagtgtcatgactaatccaatgtagactttaagttttgaatgattagctaaaagtgaaaaaattacatcttagtcaaaatttgaagagtaaAATAGTTaatccaatgtcaatgctctaagtatttataaaatatgatttttgaaaagaagagaataagaCAAAAGAGAGCAGGTttagggagtgagatgagaattttgtgttttgttttgaagtttaaaatattatgttttaatattattatttttttgtgatttgaaaaatgtgtattgagatttgaaaaagttgaattgtttattatattttgtatgaagatttgaaaaatatgtaatgataagatgaaatgagatgagaattttttattttgtcttgtGCCTCAAATCttggttaaaaataaaaatggaagtgaaagaaaaaaataataaagaaataatagaaaaatattattttaataaaatagagaaatgataaaaaatgagatgtaaaaagttttttaaaaataaataaaatttaagataaaattatagaaagtgtcttttttagttaaaatttaagaaaaattttaagaaaccTAATGGGGATGCTATGAGGCAGCTGTCATGCGCGGCCTTCGTATCCAGCCCTCCAACAGCAACACACTGCACTGCCCACCTCAACAACATTTGCTCTCCGAGAAGCGTCCATTGGAACTGCGCGTTAATCGACGTGTGCACCACGCGTGCCTACCCAGAGCTCCATGCTCCCGAGGTGCCCTCCTATGCAAAGCAAACTGATTACGCAATCTTCTTATGTTCATCCTTTCCTCTAAGACCACAATCATCATACTTCTCTCCAAAGAAGTTGAGAACTGCAATATTTGATTTCATATTAAAAGCCACCAAGCTACACCAATATAGGACTGCAAAATGCATTGGACCCTATTGCCCTACTTCCTAACATAGGTTAGCAGTTCACTTTCGGTTGCAGCTCAGGGAAGAGCCCACCACCAATCAAGGTAATCCTTCTCTTggcattgtttttcttttgtagtttAGTTAAACTTAATTTGTGGCGCTTATTGGGaggagaaataatttgtacaagtcttaaataaataaatcttctATAAgtcattgttaaaaaaaaattattatttattagtgtcATTAACTTTTTTACAAATAGTTTTTATGAgccttaaattatttattatattttgtgtttaaatttaaaaaagttgtttatCTCTTACGGCCAGAGTAGATGCCAAATGGGCTGGGTTACAAGTCATTGCAAATTCAAACTATAATCAAatttaatgcatgaaaatttcTAGCTCATTGTACGTTGTGTTTGAACGTTGAAATGAtattagggtgagtttggttaccaaactcatctcaactcatcattacaactttttcaaatttcaatacaaaatataataaacaattcaactttttcaaatcccaaaataataataatattaaaaaataatattctaacaatattttatcatctcaactcaactcacttcaatatccaaacacaatctaaatgatctaaattgttctgtaaatagtaatattttataaatcttattaaaatatatttgaatataaatatattaaaacatatgtttaaatatatgaaatagattgacACGAgtttaaacattttataaaaagttaaaaaaatagtattccatcaataattagtttaaaatggATTGTAGACATAACATCAGCAAGGATAAAGAGGGAAATCCAGAAAAATAGAATACGAGAGAGcactccaaaaagaaaaaactagtaatgaagataaaaaatgaTGTGGTGCAAACATCTAATTGCGGCCTCCAGGCTCCAAATGCCAAAATATTAGAAAGGGAGCCCTGTTtcttatgtataaattataccGGGAAAATGATATAGTATTTCAACATTAACAGGAAAAACAATCCAAGACAATCTAGAGAAACCCTCCAACATGGCtcaagaaagataaaaaataaaacaaacataaaagcAATAAAAGGAAAACACAAGTCCACTAGATGCCTAGCATTGCATGCCATATCATTTCACAACGCAGATCTTAATAACTGAGGCAGCTCCAATTCGATGAAGTGCCACCACCGCATCACCAGGCTTGCACAACCCCTTCTCTGTTGCAGACTTCAGGGCAGCTTCCAAAATCACCTCTGTGGACTCTGCATCAGTGGCCTTAGCCGATCCTTGAGCCAGCAGAGGAATCAGACCACGGTATATCAGGCTATGCCTTGCTGGCGTCTCATCACTGCAGGTCCAATCAAATGAATCTGTGGTCAAAACTGGAACAACTACTGAGAGGATTGGAACAGCTGGCCTGTACTTCGCAACCAACTTGGCCGTGGTTCCTCCACGTGTCATCACAACAATGAGTTTTGCTTTGGCCTTGTTAGCAGTCCGAACAGCAGACGATGCAAGGCTCTCCAACGGGCTCATTGGTAGTGGGGTTGACTTGATCATTTCCTTAAAAATAGCACCATGGTCAAGGGATGATTCTGCCTCTATACAAATTCGAGCCATGATCTTCACAGCCAGTTCTGGGTAGGCCCCAGCAGCACTCTCACCACTAAGCATGACACAGTCAGTGCCATCAAGGACTGCATTAGCCACATCAGTGGCTTCAGCTCGGGTTGGCCGGGGAGACTTGATCATGGATTCAAGCATCTGAGTAGCAGTGACAACAGGTTTGCCCACAAGATTGCACTTGtatatcatcattttctgtGCCAAGAAAATTTTCTCAACTGGAATCTCCATTCCAAGATCGCCACGGGCAACCATGAATGAGTCAGTTTCACGCAAGATCTCATCAAAATTGATTACTCCCTCCTGGTTCTCAACCTGAGAACACCACAGCAGCCACGACAATCACGCCTTGACCAATAAAAATGAATGTGGTGTGGCACAGCAACAAGCAAAAAATCAAATtgcaaagaaagaaaggaattaaaaatggaaaagaaa
Coding sequences within it:
- the LOC109002958 gene encoding pyruvate kinase, cytosolic isozyme: MANIDIEGILKELPNDGRLPKTKIVCTLGPASRSVPMLEKLLRAGMNVARFNFSHGTHDYHQETLNNLRIAMHNTQILCAVMLDTKGPEIRTGFLKDSKPIQLKEGQEITVTTDYSIKGDEEMISMSYKKLAEDLKPGNTILCADGTITLNVLSCNADAGTVRCRCQNTAILGERKNVNLPGVVVDLPTLTEKDKEDILQWGVPNKIDMIALSFVRKGSDLVNVRKVLGPHSKNIQLMSKVENQEGVINFDEILRETDSFMVARGDLGMEIPVEKIFLAQKMMIYKCNLVGKPVVTATQMLESMIKSPRPTRAEATDVANAVLDGTDCVMLSGESAAGAYPELAVKIMARICIEAESSLDHGAIFKEMIKSTPLPMSPLESLASSAVRTANKAKAKLIVVMTRGGTTAKLVAKYRPAVPILSVVVPVLTTDSFDWTCSDETPARHSLIYRGLIPLLAQGSAKATDAESTEVILEAALKSATEKGLCKPGDAVVALHRIGAASVIKICVVK